From Neisseria cinerea:
CTGACGGCGCATTTTTGCATCGCCGGCAGATTGGCTGTTTTGGAACAATACCAGTGCGCGTTTGACTGGACCGTCTTCCGACATGCGGCGGACGTTGTTTGTGTCGGCATCGGGAACATTGTTGCGCGTATCAATTTTCCGACCCAACTCTTCCCCTGCCAGTACGGCATAAAAATTTCTACCTGTTGCGGCTGCCTGTTCATAGAGTTTTGCTGCCTGCTGCAAGTTGCCCAGCGCAGCATGGCTGCGTGCCAGCCAGTAGAGCCAGGTCGGGCTCTTTTGCAGTTTTTCGGGCATATGCGAGATAACGGAAGCCAGTTCGTCCCAACGTCGGGCACGCATGGTGGCACGGGCGTACCATTCGATTTGGTCGTCGGTCAGTTGTCTGCGGTCGGAAACTTTGCCGTAATAGTCTAAGGCGGCGGGTACATTGAGGTTTTGCGATTGATGCTGCCCCAGTACGCCCCACGCGAAACTGCGTTGTTCGGGGCTTAAACCGCTTTCCATTTCGGACAGCAGGGCGGCGGCATTCGGCGATTTGCGTGCTTCTTTGCCGATGACGTTCAACAGGGCATATTCGCGCGATCCTTGAGTACCGGCATCAAGCGGGCTGCCCAATGCGGCTGCCAGATTGCGTGCGTCTGTGGTTTGGCTGTTGGCCAACAGTCCGCGAACGCGCCTCCAGGCATCGTTGCTGTCCAACAAGCCGGATGCGGCTGCCTGTTCCAACAGTTTGGTGCAGCCCGAAGGCAGTTTGCCCGTATTTTTGACCAGTTCGGCGGCACGTCCGTAGTCGTTGCGTTTCAAGTCGGCATAGCATTCGACTTCTTGGGTGCGTCCCTCAGGTTCGAGTTTGGCGTATTCTTGTTCAAATAGTTTCCACTGCTTGCGTGCGCCTAAGGATTTGAGCCACTCGTTGCGGACATTTTCCGTCATCGCACTGTTGCCGGCATTTTCCAAATAGGCTGCGACGGCGGCATCGTTGTTCTGTTTTGCCGCATCAAGCGCAGAAGGGTAGTTGCTGTAATCTTCCAGTGTTTTTTCTTCAGGTTCGGCAGGGCGGGACGGAACGGCCGATGATTCGGCGGCCTTTATCTCGCCTCCGGGCGCGTTTGTCGAAGAGCATGCGGCGAGTGCCAAAGCAGCAAGCAGTGGCAGTGAATGCTTTAGAATGAATGGATGCATCGAATTTCCTTAAAAATTGAAACCCTGAAACAATCAGGGTTGGAAGATAAGATGCCGTCTGAACCGGCATTTTCTGGATTATATGCTGAAAATGCATTGCTTTCAGAACACTTTTGGTATCATAAGATATATTTTTCAATAATTTACCGTTTTGGCGTGTGGTGTCGCACATTCAGGGGATCCCGCGCGGTATCGTTTGGGTTTCTGCCGTCAATCGGTTTTGTTGACAAAAAAATACTTTCCCGATAGTATCATACGGAAACTAACTTGCCGATTTGACACAGCTTGCGGGCATAACAGCTAAAGCGTTCCGACAATTTCAGCTTTATCTTTTACGCCCGTTGTGCCCGACATCGGGCGTTGTTGTATGGAAAAAAACGATGATTATCTTGAATAATGTTTCCAAACGCTATCAGACGCGCGACAAAGCATGGTTTGCCGCCGTCGAGCCGACGCATTTGGAAATAAAAGACGGCGAAATTTTCGGTCTGATGGGCTATTCTGGCGCGGGCAAATCCACCCTGTTGCGCCTGATTAACCTGTTGGAACGTCCCGACACGGGCAAGGTCAACGTTTGCGGACAAGAGCTGACTGCGCTCGATGCCGCCGCATTGCGTCAGGCGCGGCAGAATATCGGCATGGTATTTCAACAGTTCAATCTTTTGAGCAACCGTACCGTTGCCGACAATGTTGCCTTTCCTTTGGAAATCGCCGGATGGTCGTCTGAAAAAATCAAAGAACGCGTCAAAGAATGCCTTGAAATCGTCGGCTTGACCGAACGCGCTGACCACTATCCCGCCCAGCTTTCAGGCGGGCAGAAACAACGTGTCGGCATCGCCCGCGCGCTCGCACCCAAACCCCAAGTCATCCTCGCCGACGAACCGACTTCCGCCCTCGACCCCGCTACCACGCGCAGCGTCTTGGAATGTTTGGAAGACATCAACAAACGCTTCAACGTTACCATCGTCATCGTAACCCACGAAATGAGCGTCATCAGACGACTGTGTGACCGCGCCGCCCTTTTGGATAAAGGAAAAGTGGTGGAAATCGTCGAAGTACACGGCAACCAAATCCACGCCCAATCCGAAATCGGGCGCGAACTGATTCGGGAGGACTGATATGGCAGACTTAACATTCGAACAAGCCATTTCCACCATCGTCGGCATGAAAGACGAAATCGTCCGCGCCTTGGGTGAAACCTTCGTCATGGTCGGGCTGTCCACCACGATCGCCATCATCTTCGGCACGCTGTTGGGCGTTTTGCTTTTCGTCACTTCCAACCGCCAGCTGCATTACAACAAGCCGGTGAATTTCCTGCTCGACAACTTAGTCAACCTGATGCGCGCCTTCCCCTTCGTCATCCTGATGATTGCCATGATACCCGCCACCCGCGCCATCGTCGGCAGCACCATCGGCCCGATTGCCGCTTCGCTGGTATTGAGCGTGTCCGGTCTGTTTTACTTCGCCCGACTGGTGGAACAAAACCTGCGCGAAGTCCCCAAAGGCGTAATTGAAGCCGCCACCGCCATGGGCGCATCGCCGCTTGCCATCATCCGCAAAGTCCTCTTAAACGAAGCGCGCGCGGGCATGGTTTCCAGCATCACCGTCCTTGCCATCGGACTGCTCTCGTACAGCGCGGCGGCAGGCATGATAGGTGGCGGCGGCTTGGGCGACCTCGCCATCCGCTACGGCTACTACCGCTACCAAACCGAAGTCATCATTTTCATCGTCGCCATCCTCGTGCTGCTCGTTATCCTGATTCAAAGCATCGGCAACGCATTGGCGCGGAAATTGGACAAACGTTAAACCTAGAATGCCGTCTGAAGCCCGGATGAAGCAGGCCTTCAGGTCTGAGGATGATACGGCGGGGTGAAATATCCGCCGCATTGTTAAAAATGCTATAGAATCTTTTCTGCGGCAAATGCCGTCTGAATGCCAAACCATGGCGGATTTATTGCCTGCAGCTTTAGTTTGAAACTTTCCCACATATCAGGAGATAACATGACAAACTTCTTCAAAACCCTTTCCGCCGCCACACTCGCGCTTATTTTGGCGGCTTGCGGCGGTCAAAAAGACAGCGCGCCCGCAGCCTCTGCTGCCGCCTCTTCAGCCAATAACGGCGCGGAGAAAAAAGAAATTGTCTTCGGTACAACGGTTGGCGACTTCGGCGATATGGTCAAAGACCAAATCCAACCTGCGTTGGAGAAAAAAGGATACACCGTCAAACTGGTTGAATTTACCGACTATGTGCGCCCGAATCTGGCATTGGCGGAGGGCGAGTTGGACATCAACATCTTCCAACACAAACCCTATCTTGACGACTTCAAAAAAGAACACAATCTGGACATCACCGAAGCCTTCCAAGTGCCGACTGCACCTTTGGGATTATATCCGGGCAAGCTGAAATCGCTGGAAGAAGTCAAAGACGGCAGCACCGTATCCGCACCCAACGACCCGTCCAATTTTGCCCGTGCTTTAGTCATGCTCAACGAATTGGGTTGGATTAAACTTAAAGACGGCATCAATCCGCTGACTGCATCCAAAGCGGATATTGCCGAAAACCTGAAAAATATCAAAATCGTCGAGCTTGAAGCCGCGCAACTGCCGCGCAGCCGTGCTGACGTCGATTTTGCCGTCGTTAACGGCAACTACGCCATGAGCAGCGGCATGAAGCTGACCGAAGCCCTGTTCCAAGAGCCGAGCTTTGCTTATGTCAACTGGTCTGCCGTCAAGACTGCCGACAAAGACAGCCAATGGCTTAAAGACGTAACCGAGGCCTATAACTCCGACGAGTTCAAAGCCTACGCGCACAAACGCTTCGAGGGCTACAAATACCCTGCAGTATGGAATGAGGGTGCCGCCAAATAAGGCCGTTGTATAAAATGATGCCGTCTGAACCGTATCCGTGTTCAGACGGCATTTTTGTCCTTTAGTCCGCTATCCCCTGCCATTCCGCCGAATCCGGCGTATTGATTCCGAAAAGCGACAAAGCGTGTGCAACACTGTGTGTAACAATATCGTCTGCAGTTTGCGGTTTGCGGTACATCGCAGGAACAGGGGGAAACACCACGCCGCCCATTTCTGTTACCCGTTTCATATTCTCCAGATGGGAAAGGTTCAACGGTGCTTCGCGGACCATCAGTACCAGCCGCCGCCTTTCCTTCAAAACTACATCCGCCGCACGTGTCAGCAGATTGTCGCCGAAGCCGTGCGCGACAGAGGCAAGCGTCCGC
This genomic window contains:
- a CDS encoding methionine ABC transporter ATP-binding protein; the protein is MIILNNVSKRYQTRDKAWFAAVEPTHLEIKDGEIFGLMGYSGAGKSTLLRLINLLERPDTGKVNVCGQELTALDAAALRQARQNIGMVFQQFNLLSNRTVADNVAFPLEIAGWSSEKIKERVKECLEIVGLTERADHYPAQLSGGQKQRVGIARALAPKPQVILADEPTSALDPATTRSVLECLEDINKRFNVTIVIVTHEMSVIRRLCDRAALLDKGKVVEIVEVHGNQIHAQSEIGRELIRED
- a CDS encoding MetQ/NlpA family ABC transporter substrate-binding protein; this translates as MTNFFKTLSAATLALILAACGGQKDSAPAASAAASSANNGAEKKEIVFGTTVGDFGDMVKDQIQPALEKKGYTVKLVEFTDYVRPNLALAEGELDINIFQHKPYLDDFKKEHNLDITEAFQVPTAPLGLYPGKLKSLEEVKDGSTVSAPNDPSNFARALVMLNELGWIKLKDGINPLTASKADIAENLKNIKIVELEAAQLPRSRADVDFAVVNGNYAMSSGMKLTEALFQEPSFAYVNWSAVKTADKDSQWLKDVTEAYNSDEFKAYAHKRFEGYKYPAVWNEGAAK
- a CDS encoding methionine ABC transporter permease, producing MADLTFEQAISTIVGMKDEIVRALGETFVMVGLSTTIAIIFGTLLGVLLFVTSNRQLHYNKPVNFLLDNLVNLMRAFPFVILMIAMIPATRAIVGSTIGPIAASLVLSVSGLFYFARLVEQNLREVPKGVIEAATAMGASPLAIIRKVLLNEARAGMVSSITVLAIGLLSYSAAAGMIGGGGLGDLAIRYGYYRYQTEVIIFIVAILVLLVILIQSIGNALARKLDKR
- a CDS encoding UbiX family flavin prenyltransferase encodes the protein MTRRLIVGISGASGFAYGIKALRLLLTQDVETHLVVSKGAEMARTSETDYTKDEVYALADFVHPIGNIGACIASGTFKTDGMLVAPCSMRTLASVAHGFGDNLLTRAADVVLKERRRLVLMVREAPLNLSHLENMKRVTEMGGVVFPPVPAMYRKPQTADDIVTHSVAHALSLFGINTPDSAEWQGIAD
- the ltgA gene encoding lytic transglycosylase LtgA, producing the protein MHPFILKHSLPLLAALALAACSSTNAPGGEIKAAESSAVPSRPAEPEEKTLEDYSNYPSALDAAKQNNDAAVAAYLENAGNSAMTENVRNEWLKSLGARKQWKLFEQEYAKLEPEGRTQEVECYADLKRNDYGRAAELVKNTGKLPSGCTKLLEQAAASGLLDSNDAWRRVRGLLANSQTTDARNLAAALGSPLDAGTQGSREYALLNVIGKEARKSPNAAALLSEMESGLSPEQRSFAWGVLGQHQSQNLNVPAALDYYGKVSDRRQLTDDQIEWYARATMRARRWDELASVISHMPEKLQKSPTWLYWLARSHAALGNLQQAAKLYEQAAATGRNFYAVLAGEELGRKIDTRNNVPDADTNNVRRMSEDGPVKRALVLFQNSQSAGDAKMRRQAQAEWRFATRGFDEDNLLTAAQTAFNHKFYDMAINSAERTDHKLNYTLRYISPFKDTVIRHAQNADVDPAWVYGLIRQESRFVMGAQSGVGAQGLMQVMPATAREIAGKIGMDAAQLYTADGNIRMGTWYMADTKRRLQNNEVLATAGYNAGPGRARRWQADIPLEGAVYAETIPFSETRDYVKKVMTNAAYYAGLFGTPYIPLKQRMGTVPAR